In Caulobacter rhizosphaerae, the genomic stretch CAGGCGTTCAAGCGCAGCGAGGGCCGCTCGGCCGTCGCCGCGGCCGCCTACCGTTCGGCCAGCGTCCTGCGCGACGAGCGCCTGGAGATGGTGTTCGACTATTCGGATAAGGGCGGGGTAGTGGCGCAGGGGATCATGGCCCCCGACGGCGCGCCCGCAGCGTTCCTTGAGCGCGAGCGCCTATGGAACGCGGCCGAGGCGGCCGACAGGCGGGCGGATTCGCGCACGGCGCGCGAGATCCTGATCTCGCTGCCGCACGAGCTCACCGACCAGCAGCGCCATGGTCTGGTGCGGGCGTTCGTCGCCGAGCACCTCGTCGCCAAAGGCATGATCGCCGACTACGCGCTGCACGATCCGGACGCTCATGGCGACGCCCGAAACCACCACGCCCACATCATGGTGACCACCCGCTACCTGACCCCCGACGGCTTTGGCCTGAAGGCCCGGTCGTGGGACAACCCGCAGGCGGTCGGCGAGTTGCGCATGGCTTGGGAGCACGTCCAGAACCAGCATCTTCGCCAGCATCTGGGACCTGATGCGCCGCAGGTCAGCAGCCGGAGCCTCGCCGACCAAGGCCAGGGCCGCGAGCCGACCATTCATTTGGGACCGGCGGCTTCGGGGATGGAGCGGCGGGGCGAGCGGTCGGACCGGGGAGACATCAACCGGCGGATCGAGGCGCGCAACAACCAGCGCCGGCAAACCCCCGGGCAGATCCGCGCCCTGGAGGACCGGATGGCCGAGGGGCGGCCGCGGCGCGCCTACCCGATCGATGCGGTGATCCGCGAGTTCGAGACCATCCACCAGACCATGATCCGCGAGCGCGACGGCTGGGCCCGCGAGCGCGCCCGTCTGGCCGCCCCCGAGGTCCCCACCAACCGCGCCGTTACGGCCGAGATCCTCGGCGAGGCCGTCGAGCGCCGCGCCGCGGCCATGCGCCGGCTGGAGTGGACCGAGCGGCGGATCGCGCGTGGGCGGGCCCGGCGCGCGACGCTGATGCGGTGGATCCGGAATCCGGCCCGAATGATCTGGGCCGCGCACGCCGAGCTCAACGCCCTGGATCGGGCGCGGGCCCAGGCGGGCCGCGCGGAGCTGGAGGTGAAGGTACGGGCCGACTGGTTGCGCAGCGAGGGGGGGCGCGCCTATGTGGCCAGCCGTCTGGATCCAGCCAAGCAGGCGGCGGAGGCGTCGCGGCGCGCGGCGCGGACCCTGGAGCGGAAGATCAAGCGGGCCGACAAGCGCATCGAGAATGTGGCCAGCACGCGGGTCAAGCTGCTGGTGGCGCGAGAACTTGGCCAGTCTAGCCTTGTGGCTCCGGCCCGAATGGATCTGGGCGTGGGCCAGGCGGTGCGGGAGGTCGACAGGCGCGTGGTCGACGCGGTGAAGGCCCACGCCCCGACGGCGCAGAAGGCGGCCTTGACCAAGGTCATGGCCCTGGTGCGCGGGCAAATCCCAGGCATCGGTCCGGAGCGCTAGAGCGCCCTGGGTGTAGGCGCCCCTGGAGAAATGCGGAATTGCCGCTGGCCAGCGCTTGGCTTCTGGTGGGCTCACGGAGCCCGCATGTCCCTGACCGCCAAACTCCGCTGGCTTTTGCCCTTGAGCGTCCTGCTGGCGCTGGCGGGCCTTTCGGCCGCCGCCCAGACGGCCGGCCAGCTCTTTGACTACCCCGCGCCGTTCGGGCCCGGTTGGGGTCAGATCGGGTCCGTCAGGCTCTACGCGCCGTGGTGCTTTGTCGAATGGTACGGGCGCTACGGCGGAGCCTATCCGCAAGCCTTCGATCAGTCGGCCCTGGTGGGTCTTGGCGTCTTCGTCTGGCCGCTGCTGATGATCGCCGCCCTGACCCGGCGCTTCGTGGCCAGGCCGCGGCCGTTCGGGACGGCCGCCTGGGGACGGCTCGCCGACGCCCGCGCCGCCGGCCTGCTCCACGGCGAACAGTTGGGCGGTCGCATCCTTGGCCGGCTCAAGGGCCGTCTGCTGAGCTTCACGGGCGTCGAGCACTGCATCATCGTCGGCGCCTCGCGCTCGGGCAAGGGCGCGGGACACGTAGTGCCCACGGTGCTGTCCTGGCCCGAGAGCCTGTTCGTCTACGACCGCAAGGGCGAGCTTTGGCACATCACCGCCGATCATCGCCGACGGTTCTCCCACACCTTCTATTTCGCGCCGACCGACCCGGACACGGCGCGCTGGAATCCCCTGTTCGAGGTCCGCAAGGGCCCCATGGAGATCGCCGACATCCAGAACATCGTCGGCATCCTGGTCGATCCGATCGGCCTCAAGCAGGGCAATCTCGACTTCTTCGACCAGAGCGCCGCCAACTTCTTCACCGGGGTGATCCTGCACGCCCTCTACACCGCGCCCGACGATCATAAGACCCTGACCCATGTTCGGCGGCTGCTGATCGACATCGACGCCACCCTGGACGCCATGCTGGGGACCAAGCATCGCCACCGGCCTGACCCGGCGGCGCCCGACGGCCTGGCGCGGGACGCAGACGGCCAACTGATCGCCGAGGTCCATCCGGAGGTGTGGCTTGGCGCCACCGCGTTCAGGAAGATGGAGCCCAGGGTGCGCTCCAGCGTCCTGGCCACGGCGCAGAAATCGCTCGCCCTATGGGCCGATCCCCTGGTCTCCAACGCCACGTCCTGGTCGGACTTCTGCATCGGCGACCTGGTCTGCGCCGACGCGCCGGTTAGCTTCTATCTGATCACCCCTCAGGCCCACGCCGATCGTCTGGCGTTCCTGGTCCGGGTCATGCTGCGCCAGAGCCTCAACAGCCTGATGGAGACGATCGACGCCGACAGCCGCGGGCGACGTAAGCGCCATCGCCTGCTGAAAATGCTCGACGAATTCCCCAAGCTCGGCGCCCTGCCGTTCCTGGAGAACGCCCTGGGCGAGATGGCCGGCTACGGCGTCTCGGCGCACCTGATCTGCCAGTCGTTCAACGACGTCTTCAAGCACTATGGCGTCCACACCTCGATCTTCGACAACTGCCACGTCACGGCCGCCTTCGCGACTTCCGAGCCGGGCAGCATCGATCGGATCGTCAAGCGGGCCGGACGCGCGCTGGAGATGCGCGAGAGCTTCAGCGATCCCCGCCTGATGTTCGCCAAGGGCCATCGGAGCCGCAACCAGGCCGAGGTCGAACGCTACATCCTGGCCGAACAGGACGTGCGGGCCTTGCCGACCGACAAGCAGTTCCTGTTCGTCAACAACGCCAAGCCGTTGCTGGCCGACAAGATCCGCTTTTTCGAGGACCCAGTGTTCGCCGCGCATGCGCGGGACTTTTTTCACGGCGAGCGGGCCCGGTTCGTCCAGACCCGCCAAACGCTCGACACCCCCGGGCGCCCGCCCATCGATTGGCTCGGCGTGGCGGCCGTCGAGGCCTATGCACCGCCGATGCAGGCCGCCGAGGTGGCCCTGGATCTGGCCTGCGCGGATGGTCTCAGCATCGTCGACCTGATCTACAACGATGAGGACGGGTTATGAATCCAGGCGCGGAGCAAGCGCTCAATCGCAAGGACAGCGCCCTGCGTCAGGCCCTGGGGCCCGTCCTGGCCTCGGCCTTGGCCGAGGCCTCGGTCGTGGAGGTCATGGTCAATCCGGACGGCGCGATCTGGATCGAACGGATCGGGCAGGGGAGAACCTTCAGCGGCCACCACATGGCGCGAGCCGATGCCGAACGGGTCCTGCGCCTGGTCGCCGATCATGTCGGCGAGGTCGTCACCCGCGAGCGGCCGCTGGTCGGCGGAGCCCTGCCGCGCTCTGGCGAGCGGTTCCAGGGCGTCTTTCCCCCGATCGCGGCCGCGCCGAGCTTTTCGATCCGCAAGCGCCCGGAGAGGGTTTTTTCGCTGCAGGACTATGTCGACCAGGCGATCATGTCGGCCGCGCAGGCGGACGTCCTGGCCCAGGCCGCCGAGCGTCGTGACAACATCCTGATCGCCGGCGGCACGGGCTCGGGCAAGACCACGCTGGCCAACGCCATCCTGGCGCTGCCGGCGTTTCGCGGCGACC encodes the following:
- the trbB gene encoding P-type conjugative transfer ATPase TrbB — its product is MNPGAEQALNRKDSALRQALGPVLASALAEASVVEVMVNPDGAIWIERIGQGRTFSGHHMARADAERVLRLVADHVGEVVTRERPLVGGALPRSGERFQGVFPPIAAAPSFSIRKRPERVFSLQDYVDQAIMSAAQADVLAQAAERRDNILIAGGTGSGKTTLANAILALPAFRGDRVILAEDTAELQCVADDQLALLTKRSEPAVTMADLVRAALRLRPDRIVVGEVRDGSALDMLKAWNTGHPGGLATLHANSAAEALNRLEDLIGEVAPAIPHRAIGQAIDIIAFIKRAPAGRMLESVVRVEGWRDGAYALTTMA
- the mobQ gene encoding MobQ family relaxase; translated protein: MAHYRLEVQAFKRSEGRSAVAAAAYRSASVLRDERLEMVFDYSDKGGVVAQGIMAPDGAPAAFLERERLWNAAEAADRRADSRTAREILISLPHELTDQQRHGLVRAFVAEHLVAKGMIADYALHDPDAHGDARNHHAHIMVTTRYLTPDGFGLKARSWDNPQAVGELRMAWEHVQNQHLRQHLGPDAPQVSSRSLADQGQGREPTIHLGPAASGMERRGERSDRGDINRRIEARNNQRRQTPGQIRALEDRMAEGRPRRAYPIDAVIREFETIHQTMIRERDGWARERARLAAPEVPTNRAVTAEILGEAVERRAAAMRRLEWTERRIARGRARRATLMRWIRNPARMIWAAHAELNALDRARAQAGRAELEVKVRADWLRSEGGRAYVASRLDPAKQAAEASRRAARTLERKIKRADKRIENVASTRVKLLVARELGQSSLVAPARMDLGVGQAVREVDRRVVDAVKAHAPTAQKAALTKVMALVRGQIPGIGPER
- a CDS encoding type IV secretory system conjugative DNA transfer family protein, with amino-acid sequence MSLTAKLRWLLPLSVLLALAGLSAAAQTAGQLFDYPAPFGPGWGQIGSVRLYAPWCFVEWYGRYGGAYPQAFDQSALVGLGVFVWPLLMIAALTRRFVARPRPFGTAAWGRLADARAAGLLHGEQLGGRILGRLKGRLLSFTGVEHCIIVGASRSGKGAGHVVPTVLSWPESLFVYDRKGELWHITADHRRRFSHTFYFAPTDPDTARWNPLFEVRKGPMEIADIQNIVGILVDPIGLKQGNLDFFDQSAANFFTGVILHALYTAPDDHKTLTHVRRLLIDIDATLDAMLGTKHRHRPDPAAPDGLARDADGQLIAEVHPEVWLGATAFRKMEPRVRSSVLATAQKSLALWADPLVSNATSWSDFCIGDLVCADAPVSFYLITPQAHADRLAFLVRVMLRQSLNSLMETIDADSRGRRKRHRLLKMLDEFPKLGALPFLENALGEMAGYGVSAHLICQSFNDVFKHYGVHTSIFDNCHVTAAFATSEPGSIDRIVKRAGRALEMRESFSDPRLMFAKGHRSRNQAEVERYILAEQDVRALPTDKQFLFVNNAKPLLADKIRFFEDPVFAAHARDFFHGERARFVQTRQTLDTPGRPPIDWLGVAAVEAYAPPMQAAEVALDLACADGLSIVDLIYNDEDGL